The following nucleotide sequence is from Mytilus galloprovincialis chromosome 12, xbMytGall1.hap1.1, whole genome shotgun sequence.
ttttaaaattgtatctcatagattttttttagcacaacaatgtgttttttcatgaccaatctaaccaaatttaagCAATTCTCTACGACTCTTAGATTGAAAAATAGCAcagtgacccatactttttattatatttttgaaaaaagcatagtaaaatcttctttttgacaaattataagaaaattctgtctcaaaaaggCAATCAAAACAGACAATTATAGTTTCTTTAATGTGTATCCATAAGCATTCTATAAGCGAATCACCTCCATGTGGAGTAGTTTCCCTTACCTTACTCTGTACAATCCAGATAATATTAAGTGACCTGTTAATGACATTTTATCGCTCAGCGATGAATCGACATTTTTAGATttgaaaaataaaggaaaatgcACAAAACAACAACATGACTTAGAGTACAATCCTGGACATACGTATTTATTTCCTGGTTTCTTTCCTTTACCGATcctatacatgtatgatatagaTAATCGAGCTAAAAGTACATATGCATGTTTACTATTCAgtaatatatgcatttttttataatagagttttaggccgtatggtgacctatagttgttaatgtctgtgtcattttggtcttttgtggataattgtctcattggcaatcataccacatcttcttttttatatttaacactACTTTCAGGTTATacccacatttttttttgtcaaaatgtcctgtaccaagtcaggaaaatggccattgttgtaTTGtagtagttcgtttctgtgtgtgtaacattttattgttgtgtttctgttgtgtcgtagttctcttatatttgatacgtgtccctcagttttagtttataacccggatttgctttttctctatcgatttataaatttcgaacagcggtatactactgttgcctttattcagtaCTCTAGGGTATTACATTGCCTCTGTGTTTGAGTTTAAACTGAAGCTGATATATCATTCTCTGTCTAAAATCATTTGAAAGAGCATCGTCTGGTCATTTAAAATACTCCTTCATCTGATTGTTATAGTTGTTGTAAACAGGAATTATCATACAATAGTCACTTGATTCCTCCAAACAAAATCAAATTTCGTTTCTTGGCTTCTATTAAGTGTTCTACGACATATCTGTCTGGGCTTTAAAATAGTTTCCTTCCATTTGACAAAGACCTTGCTATATGACTAACTAAGTTAAATTATATTAAttaattcaattttgtttaaaattgttgcAATACTTTGGTTTTGTTGCAAAGTTCCATTATCGTTGTCGGTCTTTTTTGTCCTAGCTATTTATCTAATAGCCAATGTCTTGTCTGATTTAAATGGATCTTTAACTTTGTTTGTCACTCTTTACACCACATCAAAATAATTTACGGTCGAATATATTAACTAAATTACTGTCTTCGATGAATAAAAGACGATAACAAATCTATTTCTAAAGAAGCAGCCTGGGCGGACGGACGGACGCGGACGGAAAATACATTTTCGACAGTCGTTTGGAAGTCCTATACGCGaggaaatatatttttctatgttaTTCCTAATTTCATTCTGCGTTTTCTGGacataatatttaatttcattctGTATATATTGGACAACATGTGATGCATCTATGCTTAAGTTCTTACAAGGCCAGCCTTTTCATTTCAAATATCCCCTTTTATGCCGCCTCCAAAAAACATGTGGTCGTTGCtgtatgtacatgcatgtacaagTACTTCGGGTTTTCTAAACTTACAAAATAAATTTCTAGTGTCATCGCCCTTTATCTAGTTATATCATCTTAAGAGGAAAAGGCGTAATTCAGCACGCATGTATACTTAAATctgtatttaaatttataaatataatgaatCTACTTACTACAATTTATTTACATGtcattgtaaatatttttcagaACTATCAATTGACATGCAATCTTCTGGTAACAAGAATACTTTGTATTGAGTGATAAGCTCACCCAGACTGAAGAAGACGGAAGAATCCATAGTGACAACTGAAGTAGTAATTCTTATAgagttttttcaatatttgttcgCGGACACTTTACAATTAAACTTTGATAATGAAAATTGAATCGTTATCCAGTTATCACCTTTTGGATTTATTCAATTAATCGTACATGATGTCGTCTGCTTTTCCGATCAACCAATCAGATGTCAATATTACAACTTATTCCTGGATGTCTACAACTGTTGACCAATGGAATATTAACGTTACAAGTTCCTTTCATAATATGAGTAGGATTAACAACGATTTTCCGAACGCAACTACGTTTAATATTGactatagttttttgttgccttCGTTTATATACGTGTGCTTGTTGTTATTGGTTGGATTGCCTGGAAATGCACTTGTTATCTACGTTTATCTATTTAAATGGCCAAAATCAACATCTCGTGTTTTCATTCTCGCTCTCGCGACATACGATATGATAAATTGCACAACATCAATGCCTACTGAACTGGTAATTTTGCTGAATTTCGAACATTTTGACTATCCTGTCTTGtgtaaaatttcaagatttttaacAGGATTAATTAACAATACGACTACCTTTATATTGGTAGTTATAGCAGTTGACCGATTTAAACGAATTTGCCGACCCCACAACAAACATATCTCTCCAAGACTAGGGAAAAAGTTAGTATTTATTGGTACCGTTTTCGGATTATGCACCAACTGGCCAATGTTAATACTTTACGGCACAATGACAATTCCTGGCGGGAAAACCTGTTTGATAGACGAcgaaatgttaaaaacaaattatccaatatattttgttttgttcttattATTGGGACACTTTGTAACTGATTGCATTCTTATAACTTTGTATGCCTTTGTCGGGAAAGCAATATGGAATAGAAGACAGATTCTAAAATCAACTAGTGTAAAAGTTCCGAATCAAGAAATATCTCAAAGTAGTTACACAGTCGATGACCTTGACTCCATTGAACAAGAACAGAAGCGAACGAGACTAGCCTCGTTTGTATTTTGGCATAAAGTTTCGGACGAATTTCGAAAACGAAGTAACACAGCAGATAAACTTAAACCAAAGAATAACCGATTAACTGCACAAAAGAAATCCACATCCCTTTTTCGACGAGCTCTATCTAAGATATCTTTGAAAGAACAAAGCAACAAAGCTCGGGTAGGAAAGACAACTCTGATGTTATTTTTAGTGACTGTTGTTTTTATAGTATCGTTCATTCCGTATACAGGAATGGTAATTTGGCGGTACGTAAATCCGGTTTATGTGATGACCCTTTCATTTACTGGGAAATGTATTTATCAGATGACTTTGAGGTCATACTTGATGAACAGTGTTTTGAACCCTATCGTTTACTGTTTTGTGAGTAACCAGTTCAAAATTAAGTGCAAAAGGgcttttaaacaaatattttgttgtgGAAATTCAAACAATCCTAATTCGAGGTCTGTGTCAGGAGCTCATAGTGGAAACGAACACACCGAAATGAAAGCAAACAAAGGTTCAAAGTAGTTTGTTTCCTTACAGATATATATTTAGTaatacaaaaacataataaaaaaattgcCTGTACTTAattatttgaatttttgtcaaatgaagaaaacaaacatgatttttacgtatacggtgacctttagttgttaatcttgttttggtctcttgtggagagttgtctcatttgtaatcataccacatattcttttaaatttaataaatcatGTGGGTCTAAAGcaattttctggatttaccttcacaaGGAACtctccagtggcggatccagaaattttcataagtgggggcccactgactgacctaagaagggcccgctccagtcacccttcagttattccctatataagcaaccaatttttttcccaaaaaggggggggggcaggccccctgccccctaaatccgcctctgctctcaaatctaaacatttgaaagttatgaatgtaaaaaatgtagaaatattaaaaccaGTTTGACCGAATAGGACTTTATAAAGGAATGgatcttaaggatgtacttaggtgaggttaggtaaaaattgataaattaagaatttgaaaatgatactaTAAACTGGTAGAGCATATtcgttaaggataaaaataagctaaaaatattgataggtcatggacctccttttcaaaatatttgagatttaaaatatggcgggaaaaggctgactcggacttttaccttatatttgcattggtattatttgggtctcaaaacaaaagaaagaaaattaagaatcttctaaaattttggtaaaatgacctttcatgagctattaagacttatatgaaaaaataaattggtgttatggggcaaaatattttacattgcatTATAGGGGAAAAACCTAAGGAGTCCAAATATTTGAcacgaattccaaaacctcacctaagtgcATCCttaaaagaatagaaaaaatcCAATATGTTATTCACACTATAATTATATACCCACACCTACTTTATTTAGATTAATAAACATTTAGATCGATCCTAGGTCACGAATAATTTACAAGTACTTATTAATAAGAGTCTTTACTTATCATTTCCTTTTACACTGTTCCACTTATAGAATAACATAAATATTTAGGACTTAGACATTTCTATTTTCATAAGATTAGGACTGAGACATATTTACTTTCATAAGATTATAACTTTGATATACAGTGAATTATAATGACCTTCAtgttcatgtttatattttgtaaataaaagtgGCCATACAAAAAGATATGGACGAAcaagagaaatagaaaaaaagtaaacattgCTAATATTGGTAATAGTATCATGTTAAATGTAAACTGGATACATGTAGAAATGTTTTTATCAGAAGTTGACTTGAATATGTTTTCAAATCTAGAATGATTGACTGGTGTTCTTTGCAAGCATCATTTGATGGATTTTCTTTGgaagcattttgaaaagttgattTTTCGTTTATTGATAGCCGTTTCAATGGTTCATTGGTGTTCCTCGTTAGCCGTTCCAACGATTCATTGGTGTACCTTGTTTACCGTTCCAATGATTCATTGGTGTTCTTTGTTATCTGTTTAAATGGTTGATTAGTGTTCTTTGTCATCTGTTTAAATGGTTGCTTAGTGTTCTTTGTTATCTGTTTAAATGGTTGATTAGTGTTCTTTGTTATCTGTTTAAATGGTTGCTTAGTGTTCTTTGTTATCTGTTTAACTGATTCATTAGTGTTCTTTGTTATctgtttaaatttttgattagTGTTCTTTGTTATCTGTTTAAATGGTTGATTAGTGTtctttgttatctttttttaaattgttgattgGTGTTATCTGTTTAGATTGTTCATTTGTGTTCTTTGTtatctgtttgaattgtttcaaatttagTATTCTTAAGTTTGCTAGCATTTTACATGTGTGTTTCGTGTTTCCTGGTAGTCGTTTAAATGATTGTTTGGTGTTCTTTACTAGCCATTTAAATGGTTTATTGGTGTTCTTTGCTAGCCGTTCAAACATTTCGATGGTGTTCATTTTACTTACAAGAATTAACCGACTAATCGATTCCAGGAGATTAATAATCAACAATGTATTGCGGTTAACTTTATACGTCATTCAAACATCCATTCGGCAaacctcggtagaatccgctactctccgtagatgagggtacggaatcggccgagttaaGACGAATGGTTAACCATCAAGTTACATTTTGAGTTTGATTTctaatgaaatattatatatgttgtaCAATGTAAATGATAGTTTAAATATACCATTGAATAAAGCATTTTCCAGTAAAAGTTCAAAGGAAACAACATTATAATGATTAGGACTTGTGGGTATAGGTAAATaaaacaacccaacaacaaacaTAACCATTCGATAATTTGGGTGCTTATAAtcacgaatatatatatatagacatacACAAATTAATGCAAGCTCTGATTCgtctaaaaccaaaaaaaaaacaaaaaaaaaaaacacttcaaaataaatttaacataaatatcatctataatgaaaaaaataatcttaaagtTAATAGAAAGATATTATGAAATGGCATGTCACAACGTATGAAGAAGTTCATGATTTTGGACTAACACATGAAAATTTGTCGGTTAACTGCAGAATGCATTTAGTATGTAGGTAAAGATAGAATATTTGGTTAGCTTTCTTGTTAGGTGAACCGTTAAGTCGTTTTAAGTTTATGAATCCTACCCTCCTTTTggagtagtctagtcctacagacgGATGAATTGGTTATCTGTCGAACTAACCTATTAATGAATTTATGGTTCAGCTGGCGAGCAAGTTAACAAAAGATATatcctttacctacacactcaatgcattctgCTGTAAACTTGTTTTATAACTAATTAGTTATCATATACACCTTAGTAACTCCATCggtattgtaattttatttttatatatatacgatAATTTAGGTATAATATTGATCGTTATAAATAATAAGAAATTGTACTTTCTTGCTGCAAACCCTTTTTTTATTAGACTGAGGTCCCACGGGGATAAATGGAATAAAGAATTGGTGTCATCCCATGGTGTTATGACCGATGGTAAAACTATTGCCAAAGTGGATTGTCTGAGTTGCTGTGCAAAATGTATAAAAGAGGCAGTCACGTGCGATCAGATTGGGACGTTAAATTAAATGCGTAGAGTAGAGAAAATACTGGTCTGTCTGTACGTCTGTGCAACACATGTTTTAGGGGTTTGTAGCTATACAAGCTGttctttatacatttattttacttatcaatggCATTCAAGCTTATCTTCCCTTTAAACCAATAGAACCCTATTGCAGGACCTATACCTAGTGtattagttgttttatattttttttatcatgagcCATGCATTAAATGTTGCTATTGGAcgttaaacaaatatcaatcaaCCATTATAATGTTTGGAATTATTACAAATTAAATGTTTGGAAATAAAGGCATGTGGCTATTGAATACAAACAAAAGAAACTTGttgtaaaaaagtttaaaaaaaatgtgttttttccaTACTGCAAGCTTAATGCTGAAATATCATTGGTAGGTGTCTACTGCCTGTATTGATCATGTATTTGAGTAGATCTGCAGCTAATTCTTTATGACAATATGAAAAAAGAGACTCATCATGACTATAATACGTATGCAACCAACGTTTGCAACTCATTATAATTTGTTCATACATTGCAAAGGCGACTTTACATTAAGAAAAATGAGTTGTCTCCCTTTAAGCAGGAAAGCACGTTTTAACTTCTGAGactacagaatagaaaataattgacCAATACATACtacagaaaataaagaaataaaaataaaaaatagagaaaaaggGCTAAAGTTATAAATCATAGAAATCAATGGACCAAACCTATAAGAAGAGAGAGAAAAACAATGGCTTAACTAATTAATGACTACAGAATTACAGAATTATGGGACCCAATCCAGGCTCTCGTTTATACATATTGTTACTATTTTGCCTATTATGTctcttttgttcacacatcgtt
It contains:
- the LOC143055703 gene encoding cholecystokinin receptor type A-like — translated: MMSSAFPINQSDVNITTYSWMSTTVDQWNINVTSSFHNMSRINNDFPNATTFNIDYSFLLPSFIYVCLLLLVGLPGNALVIYVYLFKWPKSTSRVFILALATYDMINCTTSMPTELVILLNFEHFDYPVLCKISRFLTGLINNTTTFILVVIAVDRFKRICRPHNKHISPRLGKKLVFIGTVFGLCTNWPMLILYGTMTIPGGKTCLIDDEMLKTNYPIYFVLFLLLGHFVTDCILITLYAFVGKAIWNRRQILKSTSVKVPNQEISQSSYTVDDLDSIEQEQKRTRLASFVFWHKVSDEFRKRSNTADKLKPKNNRLTAQKKSTSLFRRALSKISLKEQSNKARVGKTTLMLFLVTVVFIVSFIPYTGMVIWRYVNPVYVMTLSFTGKCIYQMTLRSYLMNSVLNPIVYCFVSNQFKIKCKRAFKQIFCCGNSNNPNSRSVSGAHSGNEHTEMKANKGSK